From a region of the Dunckerocampus dactyliophorus isolate RoL2022-P2 chromosome 20, RoL_Ddac_1.1, whole genome shotgun sequence genome:
- the LOC129173076 gene encoding cortexin domain-containing 1 protein-like — MDQGTHQAAPAEVDVDLGFALFFLCLLCFFLLVTVVRCAQTVVDPYGSISTSTYQEEQIT, encoded by the coding sequence ATGGACCAAGGGACACATCAGGCAGCCCCCGCCGAGGTCGACGTGGATCTGGGCTTCGCGCtcttcttcctctgccttttgtgtTTCTTCCTGCTGGTGACGGTGGTGCGATGCGCCCAGACGGTGGTGGACCCTTACGGCTCCATCTCCACCTCCACCTACCAGGAGGAGCAGATTACCTGA
- the LOC129173072 gene encoding ceramide synthase 2-like isoform X2 yields the protein MRRMLSWLSECLWADWIWFPEGFGWADLNDSKDDVVLPQARDLWAFIPIALCFLVIRQIFERWVAIPLASLLGVSDKRRVCPPPNSTLEAFFCNISKHPTQTSLEKLSKQTDCSVRQVQRWFRQRRNQDRPSKIKKFQEASWRFTFYFIAFFAGLATVIDKPWFYNMKRMWDNFPKMPVLQSQYWYYMTELGFYVSLLVSVASDVKRKDFKEQIVHHVATTVLIGFSWLVNYIRGGTLIMLVHDAADYLMESAKMFNYAGWKRTCNCIFTVFAVVFIISRLIIFPFCILHATLVYPMTLYKPFFGFYFFNGLLLVLLALHVFWAVLIVRMVIKFLPGNDIVEDERSDKEETESDDDEDDEDGSSERNGTMKNGRVRNGHTPLNNNRRKTD from the exons GATGTTGTCTTGGCTAAGTGAGTGTCTATGGGCAGACTGGATTTGGTTCCCTGAGGGCTTTGGATGGGCCGACCTCAACGACTCCAAAGATGATGTCGTCCTGCCTCAAGCTAGGGACCTGTGGGCTTTCATCCCCATTGCTCTCTGCTTCCTGGTCATCAGGCAGATATTTGAACG GTGGGTAGCAATTCCTCTGGCATCTCTGCTGGGAGTGAGTGACAAGAGACGTGTTTGTCCTCCCCCGAATTCCACGCTGGAGGCCTTTTTCTGCAACATATCTAAGCATCCCACGCAG ACCTCTTTAGAAAAGCTAAGCAAGCAGACAGACTGCTCAGTGCGCCAGGTTCAGCGATGGTTCAGGCAGCGGAGGAACCAGGACCGACCCAGCAAGATCAAAAAGTTTCAGGAAGCCAG CTGGAGATTTACCTTTTACTTTATTGCTTTCTTCGCTGGCCTGGCAACCGTTATTGAT aaaCCATGGTTCTATAATATGAAGAGGATGTGGGATAACTTCCCAAAAATG CCAGTATTACAGTCTCAATACTGGTACTACATGACTGAACTGGGCTTCTATGTGTCCCTGCTTGTGAGTGTAGCATCAGATGTCAAACGTAAG GATTTTAAAGAGCAAATAGTTCACCATGTTGCCACCACTGTCCTCATCGGGTTTTCCTGGCTGGTCAACTATATCAGGGGAGGGACCTTGATCATGTTAGTGCACGATGCAGCCGACTATCTTATGGAG TCAGCCAAGATGTTCAACTATGCAGGTTGGAAGAGGACCTGCAACTGCATCTTTACAgtctttgctgttgttttcatcATCTCCCGCCTCATTATTTTCCCTTTCTG CATCTTACACGCCACGTTGGTGTATCCCATGACACTCTACAAGCCCTTTTTTGGCTTCTACTTCTTCAACGGGCTGCTGTTGGTGCTGCTGGCTCTGCACGTCTTCTGGGCGGTGCTCATCGTCCGCATGGTCATCAAGTTCCTCCCCGGCAAC GACATCGTTGAGGACGAGCGCAGCGACAAAGAGGAGACCGAGTCCGACGACGACGAAGACGATGAAGACGGCAGCAGCGAGCGCAATGGAACGATGAAAAACGGCCGCGTGCGGAACGGTCACACTCCCCTCAACAACAACCGCAGAAAAACGGACTGA
- the LOC129173072 gene encoding ceramide synthase 2-like isoform X3 codes for MLSWLSECLWADWIWFPEGFGWADLNDSKDDVVLPQARDLWAFIPIALCFLVIRQIFERWVAIPLASLLGVSDKRRVCPPPNSTLEAFFCNISKHPTQTSLEKLSKQTDCSVRQVQRWFRQRRNQDRPSKIKKFQEASWRFTFYFIAFFAGLATVIDKPWFYNMKRMWDNFPKMPVLQSQYWYYMTELGFYVSLLVSVASDVKRKDFKEQIVHHVATTVLIGFSWLVNYIRGGTLIMLVHDAADYLMESAKMFNYAGWKRTCNCIFTVFAVVFIISRLIIFPFCILHATLVYPMTLYKPFFGFYFFNGLLLVLLALHVFWAVLIVRMVIKFLPGNDIVEDERSDKEETESDDDEDDEDGSSERNGTMKNGRVRNGHTPLNNNRRKTD; via the exons ATGTTGTCTTGGCTAAGTGAGTGTCTATGGGCAGACTGGATTTGGTTCCCTGAGGGCTTTGGATGGGCCGACCTCAACGACTCCAAAGATGATGTCGTCCTGCCTCAAGCTAGGGACCTGTGGGCTTTCATCCCCATTGCTCTCTGCTTCCTGGTCATCAGGCAGATATTTGAACG GTGGGTAGCAATTCCTCTGGCATCTCTGCTGGGAGTGAGTGACAAGAGACGTGTTTGTCCTCCCCCGAATTCCACGCTGGAGGCCTTTTTCTGCAACATATCTAAGCATCCCACGCAG ACCTCTTTAGAAAAGCTAAGCAAGCAGACAGACTGCTCAGTGCGCCAGGTTCAGCGATGGTTCAGGCAGCGGAGGAACCAGGACCGACCCAGCAAGATCAAAAAGTTTCAGGAAGCCAG CTGGAGATTTACCTTTTACTTTATTGCTTTCTTCGCTGGCCTGGCAACCGTTATTGAT aaaCCATGGTTCTATAATATGAAGAGGATGTGGGATAACTTCCCAAAAATG CCAGTATTACAGTCTCAATACTGGTACTACATGACTGAACTGGGCTTCTATGTGTCCCTGCTTGTGAGTGTAGCATCAGATGTCAAACGTAAG GATTTTAAAGAGCAAATAGTTCACCATGTTGCCACCACTGTCCTCATCGGGTTTTCCTGGCTGGTCAACTATATCAGGGGAGGGACCTTGATCATGTTAGTGCACGATGCAGCCGACTATCTTATGGAG TCAGCCAAGATGTTCAACTATGCAGGTTGGAAGAGGACCTGCAACTGCATCTTTACAgtctttgctgttgttttcatcATCTCCCGCCTCATTATTTTCCCTTTCTG CATCTTACACGCCACGTTGGTGTATCCCATGACACTCTACAAGCCCTTTTTTGGCTTCTACTTCTTCAACGGGCTGCTGTTGGTGCTGCTGGCTCTGCACGTCTTCTGGGCGGTGCTCATCGTCCGCATGGTCATCAAGTTCCTCCCCGGCAAC GACATCGTTGAGGACGAGCGCAGCGACAAAGAGGAGACCGAGTCCGACGACGACGAAGACGATGAAGACGGCAGCAGCGAGCGCAATGGAACGATGAAAAACGGCCGCGTGCGGAACGGTCACACTCCCCTCAACAACAACCGCAGAAAAACGGACTGA
- the LOC129173072 gene encoding ceramide synthase 2-like isoform X1 yields MCTKHTPISANIFDVSCRVVSSPKRLWARRMLSWLSECLWADWIWFPEGFGWADLNDSKDDVVLPQARDLWAFIPIALCFLVIRQIFERWVAIPLASLLGVSDKRRVCPPPNSTLEAFFCNISKHPTQTSLEKLSKQTDCSVRQVQRWFRQRRNQDRPSKIKKFQEASWRFTFYFIAFFAGLATVIDKPWFYNMKRMWDNFPKMPVLQSQYWYYMTELGFYVSLLVSVASDVKRKDFKEQIVHHVATTVLIGFSWLVNYIRGGTLIMLVHDAADYLMESAKMFNYAGWKRTCNCIFTVFAVVFIISRLIIFPFCILHATLVYPMTLYKPFFGFYFFNGLLLVLLALHVFWAVLIVRMVIKFLPGNDIVEDERSDKEETESDDDEDDEDGSSERNGTMKNGRVRNGHTPLNNNRRKTD; encoded by the exons GATGTTGTCTTGGCTAAGTGAGTGTCTATGGGCAGACTGGATTTGGTTCCCTGAGGGCTTTGGATGGGCCGACCTCAACGACTCCAAAGATGATGTCGTCCTGCCTCAAGCTAGGGACCTGTGGGCTTTCATCCCCATTGCTCTCTGCTTCCTGGTCATCAGGCAGATATTTGAACG GTGGGTAGCAATTCCTCTGGCATCTCTGCTGGGAGTGAGTGACAAGAGACGTGTTTGTCCTCCCCCGAATTCCACGCTGGAGGCCTTTTTCTGCAACATATCTAAGCATCCCACGCAG ACCTCTTTAGAAAAGCTAAGCAAGCAGACAGACTGCTCAGTGCGCCAGGTTCAGCGATGGTTCAGGCAGCGGAGGAACCAGGACCGACCCAGCAAGATCAAAAAGTTTCAGGAAGCCAG CTGGAGATTTACCTTTTACTTTATTGCTTTCTTCGCTGGCCTGGCAACCGTTATTGAT aaaCCATGGTTCTATAATATGAAGAGGATGTGGGATAACTTCCCAAAAATG CCAGTATTACAGTCTCAATACTGGTACTACATGACTGAACTGGGCTTCTATGTGTCCCTGCTTGTGAGTGTAGCATCAGATGTCAAACGTAAG GATTTTAAAGAGCAAATAGTTCACCATGTTGCCACCACTGTCCTCATCGGGTTTTCCTGGCTGGTCAACTATATCAGGGGAGGGACCTTGATCATGTTAGTGCACGATGCAGCCGACTATCTTATGGAG TCAGCCAAGATGTTCAACTATGCAGGTTGGAAGAGGACCTGCAACTGCATCTTTACAgtctttgctgttgttttcatcATCTCCCGCCTCATTATTTTCCCTTTCTG CATCTTACACGCCACGTTGGTGTATCCCATGACACTCTACAAGCCCTTTTTTGGCTTCTACTTCTTCAACGGGCTGCTGTTGGTGCTGCTGGCTCTGCACGTCTTCTGGGCGGTGCTCATCGTCCGCATGGTCATCAAGTTCCTCCCCGGCAAC GACATCGTTGAGGACGAGCGCAGCGACAAAGAGGAGACCGAGTCCGACGACGACGAAGACGATGAAGACGGCAGCAGCGAGCGCAATGGAACGATGAAAAACGGCCGCGTGCGGAACGGTCACACTCCCCTCAACAACAACCGCAGAAAAACGGACTGA